Proteins from a single region of Granulicella tundricola MP5ACTX9:
- a CDS encoding coiled-coil domain-containing protein, producing MPAEIILQQSPEVAALIERRERLAAVRTALAERESGLAQTRARLKSFEGRYLRQVGILYAELDELEARIAEREVDLYDSEAARRRAVEARQRAQETHDAAFSDAHEAEEFDPPPNLKALFREVAKRIHPDFARDDAEQEHFTLLMMRANQAYSRGDTEALQRLLDDYREVNTSTAEEGAAAELLRIVRQIQHAERDLAKLDAEEQELLASELGQLHLDAEAAAGEHRDLLAELASSLREQVAEAQHRFELIDRQIGAHGR from the coding sequence ATGCCAGCCGAAATCATTCTTCAGCAAAGTCCGGAGGTTGCCGCACTCATCGAGAGGCGGGAGCGACTTGCCGCCGTTCGTACTGCGCTGGCGGAGCGTGAGTCGGGGTTGGCGCAGACTCGGGCGCGGCTCAAGAGCTTTGAGGGGCGGTATCTGCGGCAGGTCGGCATCCTTTATGCGGAGCTAGACGAGTTGGAGGCGCGGATTGCTGAACGTGAGGTCGATCTCTATGATTCTGAAGCTGCCCGGCGTCGCGCCGTGGAGGCTCGTCAGCGTGCACAGGAGACTCACGATGCTGCGTTCAGCGATGCTCATGAGGCAGAGGAGTTCGATCCGCCACCTAATTTGAAGGCGCTGTTTCGTGAGGTTGCGAAGCGCATCCATCCGGACTTTGCAAGGGACGATGCCGAGCAGGAGCATTTCACGCTGCTGATGATGCGGGCGAATCAGGCGTATAGCCGTGGGGATACCGAGGCTCTGCAACGGCTTCTTGATGACTACCGTGAGGTGAATACTTCTACTGCCGAGGAAGGGGCTGCCGCGGAGCTGCTTCGTATCGTGCGGCAGATTCAACATGCCGAACGCGACCTTGCGAAACTTGATGCCGAAGAGCAGGAGCTACTGGCCAGTGAGCTTGGTCAACTGCATCTGGATGCGGAGGCTGCTGCTGGGGAACATCGTGACCTGCTTGCTGAGTTGGCGAGCAGCCTAAGAGAGCAGGTTGCCGAGGCTCAGCACCGGTTTGAGCTGATCGATCGCCAGATTGGCGCGCATGGACGATAA
- a CDS encoding tetratricopeptide repeat protein, producing MDDKAQAGLQHIPSGSALTLHSAKSGIFARGRRDSANAASNPHYRRAVSDYNAGQFTEAAAGFLLAAEQGHAESQYILSTMYDAGKGLPQDSTQAEHWERRAAEQGHAYAQANLSFRYYNAGDFAEAFLWCQRAADGKLAWAQYNLGLMYRKGEGVARSDAEAAHWYRLAALQEFSEAQQRLGDLYSLGEGVSRSYSQAAAWYRKAADHGNAEAQFQLGHLYQTGLGVEHDYTEYRHWTRQAALSGHEEALREMKSREYRDP from the coding sequence ATGGACGATAAGGCTCAAGCGGGGCTGCAACATATCCCTAGTGGCTCCGCGTTGACGCTGCATTCGGCGAAGTCGGGTATCTTTGCCCGTGGGCGTAGGGACTCTGCCAATGCGGCTTCCAACCCGCACTACAGACGTGCTGTGAGCGACTATAACGCTGGGCAGTTCACCGAGGCTGCTGCTGGTTTCCTGCTTGCGGCTGAGCAGGGTCATGCAGAGTCACAGTACATCCTGAGCACGATGTATGACGCGGGGAAGGGTCTGCCGCAAGATTCAACGCAGGCTGAACATTGGGAGCGTAGGGCGGCTGAACAGGGGCATGCTTATGCTCAGGCCAACCTCAGCTTCCGTTACTACAACGCCGGGGATTTTGCCGAGGCGTTTCTGTGGTGTCAGCGTGCCGCGGACGGGAAGCTGGCCTGGGCGCAATACAATCTTGGCCTGATGTACCGCAAAGGTGAGGGAGTGGCGCGAAGCGATGCGGAGGCTGCTCATTGGTATCGGCTGGCTGCTCTGCAGGAGTTTTCTGAGGCACAGCAGCGGTTGGGTGACCTTTATTCTCTTGGCGAAGGGGTGTCACGCAGCTACAGTCAGGCGGCTGCGTGGTATCGGAAGGCTGCGGATCATGGCAACGCTGAGGCGCAGTTTCAGCTTGGTCATCTTTACCAGACGGGGCTGGGGGTGGAGCATGACTATACGGAGTATCGGCACTGGACCCGGCAGGCCGCGCTTTCAGGGCATGAAGAGGCGCTGAGGGAGATGAAGAGCCGCGAGTACCGCGACCCTTGA
- a CDS encoding alpha-L-fucosidase — protein MKRMRLINTLLAACIVSTLASAHAQNVTDMKPSPQQTEWQDLEFGVILHFSTNTFLNREWGDGTASPKVFNPTQFNPDQWMKAIKASGAKYVVMVAKHHDGFCLWPTGQTDYSIKQSPWKDGKGDMVREVANAARANGLKFGVYLSPWDRHEPKYADPAAYDKYYNAELEELASRYGDLVEFWLDGAGSTGRTYNFAKIIETLRTYQPNTIVFADIGLFEYGDARWAGDETGKIEYENWNVIDRHGVLRWRPVEVDTPLRKVHWFWHPNDEASLKSTAELLDSYENAVGHGGQWMLGVAPDDRGLLPDADVKRLQELGTALQTRYGKSLLTPHLPTDANIARALDTDPDTFWTAPAGTHTGTLEVNMPKPITFDHTLIMERLDEGQQVLRYRIEIWKNGAWTSVAQGSAIGHKKIDHFPAVTAQRIRLNIISSAGDARIREFQAFLENDPPQ, from the coding sequence ATGAAACGAATGAGACTCATCAACACCCTGCTTGCAGCCTGCATCGTCAGCACCCTTGCATCGGCACACGCGCAGAACGTCACTGACATGAAGCCATCCCCGCAGCAGACCGAGTGGCAGGACCTCGAGTTCGGAGTCATCCTTCATTTCAGCACCAACACCTTCCTCAACCGCGAGTGGGGCGACGGCACAGCAAGCCCAAAGGTCTTCAACCCCACACAGTTCAACCCAGACCAATGGATGAAAGCCATCAAGGCCTCAGGCGCAAAATACGTCGTCATGGTCGCCAAGCATCACGACGGCTTCTGCCTATGGCCCACCGGACAAACCGACTACAGCATCAAGCAGAGTCCCTGGAAAGACGGCAAAGGCGACATGGTCCGCGAGGTCGCCAACGCAGCCCGCGCCAACGGCTTGAAGTTCGGCGTCTACCTCTCACCCTGGGATCGGCACGAACCCAAATACGCTGACCCCGCAGCCTACGACAAGTACTACAACGCAGAGCTGGAAGAACTAGCCTCCCGTTACGGTGACCTGGTCGAGTTCTGGCTGGACGGCGCGGGCAGCACCGGCAGAACCTACAACTTCGCCAAAATCATCGAGACCCTCCGCACCTATCAGCCCAACACCATCGTCTTCGCGGACATAGGCCTCTTCGAATACGGCGACGCACGTTGGGCCGGTGACGAAACCGGCAAGATCGAGTACGAAAACTGGAACGTCATTGATCGCCACGGCGTCCTCCGCTGGCGTCCAGTGGAAGTCGATACGCCCCTCCGCAAGGTGCATTGGTTCTGGCACCCCAACGATGAAGCCTCTCTCAAGTCCACAGCAGAGCTCCTTGACAGCTATGAAAACGCAGTCGGCCACGGCGGCCAGTGGATGTTAGGCGTAGCCCCGGACGACCGCGGCCTGCTCCCGGACGCGGACGTCAAACGCCTGCAAGAACTAGGCACAGCCCTGCAGACTCGTTACGGGAAAAGTCTCTTGACCCCCCATCTTCCCACCGACGCCAACATAGCCCGCGCCCTCGATACCGATCCCGACACCTTCTGGACCGCACCCGCAGGCACCCACACCGGCACGCTGGAGGTGAACATGCCCAAGCCGATCACCTTCGACCACACCCTCATCATGGAGCGTCTCGATGAAGGCCAGCAAGTCCTCCGTTACCGCATCGAAATCTGGAAAAACGGTGCCTGGACCTCCGTCGCTCAAGGCAGCGCCATCGGCCACAAAAAGATCGACCACTTCCCTGCCGTAACCGCCCAGCGCATCCGTCTGAACATCATCTCAAGCGCCGGCGACGCACGTATCCGTGAGTTCCAGGCCTTCCTTGAAAACGATCCGCCGCAGTAA